The genomic interval ACATGGTGAAGGATGCCAGTGTTCTGATGTGTGCATTGTTCACATCAAAATCCTcctgttgtatttgtttttaaaatgtaataatgctTTGATTCTTCAGTAAAGCAGCCATAGAAGACGTGCAGGCCAAGAACCTTATCTGCATCTTAGATGTAGACATCCAGGGTGTGAGGAGGATTAAAGAGACTGACCTGAACCCCATCTACATCTCCATCCAGCCTCCCTCCATGGAAATCTTGGTAATTATTAACAtatccttgttttgttttttttattgggacAGTGCACATAATCATGTGAATATGCTAGTTTgccagacacatttaaatataaacatgtaaTGTATTGGAGAAGCTCTTGACCAACAGAGCatcatgtttcttgtctttctcaGGAGAAACGGCTGAGAGACAGGCAGACCGAGACAGAGGAGAGTCTACAGAAACGCCTGGAGGCCGCACGCATCGATATGGAGCTCAGTGAGTGTCTCAGCAGTCCTTCTCGGACATGACGCTGAAATATCGACATTTAACTTAGGCTGActcactttttactttttcaggCAAGGAGCCAGGAGTGTTTGATATTGTAATCATCAATGATGATTTAGAAAGAGCCTATGAGGACCTGAAAGATATCCTCAATGAAGTGAGTAAGACCATGAAATCATTCTTGCTCTTAAGCTGTTGCAGAGACAATTctccttcatcttttttttttttttttttttttacaggaaatcCAAAAAGTTCAGGAGGCCCAATCTTAAAAAGGATACAGATACATGATCCTCTGCTACTGGAAAGAAGAACCAGGACTTTTGACTCTGGTCTATATTACTCCACCTTCAGTGAGTCATGTGGTTTGTTCTTTGCCCTCACATGGTCAGAAGTTTGCTCAGGGCAGTTATATGCTCAATGCTGCTCGGATAGAGAAGAGGGATTTTTGTTCTTAACAGAAAAGGAATGGGGGAGGGGTGATGTTTTTTGGGTTGTGTTAGATTTAGCCTTAACAATGGTTGATATAGGTATTAAAATCCTGACCAGCTGTCTCAGCTAAACTttgacaggaagaaaaaaaacatggtacaGAATTCAGCACAAAGTTTGGTTTTGACAACCCAAAGTTTGACACTTCTCACCAGTCAGTACCTGTTTCATAAAGCTCAAAATAGTTTctcttgcttttgttttgttgaattaAAATACGGTAGaaatcattttctcaaagtcaaatgtatttttaaaccttCCTGTGATTCATCTGTACTTTCAATGTTATGTTTCTAAATTATTGCTCACATGAACAAGACAATCTGCACATCTGTGATACATGTATGATTGGGTGTTTGTATTCAAATCAGACTAAATAAAGGATGTACTTTGGTACCAtttaatgtctctttttattttctaaatcattCCAATTTTAAGAATAACACATTTcccaaaataatctttaatctAATTGATTCCCCAGAGCTTTAGGGCAAAACATGGCACATTAGAGTATTTATAATAAattactcactcactcactcactcacttatGAAGAAGAATAGCAGTGATACTATTTTCACTTTAAGGCTAAATCTGCCCGTCTGTTACTGCGGAGAAAGCAACAGTTTCTTATGTCACTAAAATCAAAATATTACATCTGATGCATTCACTGCTGAGGCTAAACCGTATCCTTGATGTTTCCATTCATGCCAATGAACAACAGATGCAGCACACTCTCATGTACAAGCTAAtggataaataaacaaaaactcaTTAAGACGGATCACCTTTTCAAAATCAGAGGATACTGAAGTGATTTGAACAAGAGTCGGGTAATACAGGAAacattcatgtgctgctgaaAAGAAACCTCTGCAGTGTGTCTTTACTGGAAGAAAGGACCCTGGAGCTTGGTGTGGACCTCGTCCCgcttctcctccttctgcttGAGGTAATCTTTGAGCTTGTCTGTGGAGAAACACACTTTGGAGGGTCGGGCTTTGTGTGGGACACGATGTGCACGCAGCCATGGGTTCTGGAGACACTCTGCTGCAGTGGGCCTCCCCCTATATTAATGTTAGAACACACCTTTATGTTACCAATTCACTAATTCCACTTCTCTTATAATCGTTGGTTTACatgaaaagaatgaaaacattgaTTCAAAATGGGTTTTATTTATCTCTATATCAGATGCTTTAATGAAGATCACATTTGATACTCACCAGGATTTATTATTCAGGCTGCTTTTCATGAAGTTTAAGGCTCCCTCCGACAGACCGGGGTAACATCGTCCAAACTGGATCTTCCCtttcttgatgtttttgtcTTGATCCCAGCTGTGCTCTGCATCAAACGGGCTGTCAGCGCTCAACCTAGTggggaaaagggaaaaacaacatacatttaacaaaatcaaagacaaacatcccactgaagtcatttttattattcacTACTTCAGAAACACAGAAGTTTAAGTCATTCATGTTGTTAACATTTCATCATCTGAAGACTGAACTAATCAGTCTGCATTAATTATATTTACCggtaaataacaaaaaaagaaaattcaatcTTTATAACCATTCATTTGTTATCTAGTGAAAACTAACATTCAGATACACAtaagatttttatttaaaacatataaCCTCTTTAGTTAAATTAAATCCATATAAACGTTGAAATACTTTCACAAACAACCAAGTAACTGATTTTTATAAATCTGTATCTCTTCACTTACATGATGAATGACAGGACTCCTATGGCCCAGATGTCAGTCTCCGGCCCGACACCCTGACCTTCCAAGATTTCCGGAGCTTTAGGAAGGACAATATAAACtgacaaaacagacagacacaggatACCATTCATAAAATGTTGTGCTGTTACTGGAAAACCACACTCACTTACATGCTCAATAGaaataaagtgattttaaaaataactaaaaactgGACTTGGGTTTGTTAGGCTATGGTATAGGGTCTGCTGAGGTAGATGGAATTAGGTTGAGTTatttccatccatcaatccgTCCTCCATTAGTGTGTACCTTTGCTGCGGCAGTCTGTTGGGGGTCATGACAGTCAAAGGTTTAGTAAAATTAGAAGAATCTAAAACAATGCAGGCAGTTTGTCTTtagtcattaaaaacacaccagTACCTTTGTTGTCCGAAAAGCCGTGAATATGCTCGATTTGAAGAGGTTGACCCGGTGTGAAGGACTGAGCTGAGCCAAAGTCAGCTATCTTCAGATGGTTACCATCATCCACCAGCATGTTGTCAGACTTCAGGTCCAGGTGGATGACTCGACGGCTGTGAAGGTAGTCGACTGCACTCAGAATCTGAACCAGCAGCTCTGCGACTTGAGTCTCTGAATACAGATCTCTGAgagccaaaacacaagaagaaagaTTTTCCTATGACTACAGGATGCAAGggatcatgttttattttgtgaggGATCAACACAGAATGGGTAGGTTGCACTAAAATAACCTTTTGACAAAGCTCTGAATTAGAGTAAACCTAACAATAGACGGTTTACACTGCATTTATTAGTTACAGTAAGCGTCCAGTTTCCTTGTCTCTGTACTTTGCAATCAGTGTTCTATTCAACTAGATTCTCTTTATAAGAATTTATttgatgaatgtgtttgaataacATCACAATAGTCCTAGTGGACTAACTAGAGTATCTCTGAAataatttattaatattttcacAGGATGGTGTCTCTAAAAAGACCCTTACTAGGCGTATTAAAAGAGAAGTAATGCAGAGGTTTTTAACGTAATGACTCAAAGTCCCCTGACAGAGTACTTCATGATGTTTGCAGCGGAGCATCTTCAGTCTCCAGGAAATCATCCTCATAAGATTGTGAAGACTTTGTGTAGAGATTTTGTGGTAAGATGACAAGCTCATTTGCTTGAGCCCAAAGTATCACAAGGACAGACACACTCACCTGCCTCCTGTAACTCGgcaaaaaagaacaacacatgcaacaagacaacaagatgtatttttgaggaaataaaaaattgtTTCCACTAACTATTACcacatttttttcacaatgaTTGCTCAATAATGTCTCTTTGTATTTATATTCAAATGTTCCTTCTAGTTTTGGACATATGTTTATGATGCCTTCCTGTACCTTGCTGACAGACTGTAGAGCAGCTCTTTGCCGGGACACAGCTCCTCCACTAACACCAGGTATCGGGAGGTGATGTACGCTGTGTGCAGCTGCACCAGATGTGGGTGATGAAGCCTCTTCAGCAGCTGGTATTCCCGTAGGACCAACTGTCTCTGCTCGGCCTGGTAAGGAGTGATCTTGGCAGCAAACACTTGGCTGGTCTCAGAATCCCTGCACAGGGTTATGACGCTGAAACGACCTCTGAGAGAGGAGATCaacaaaagatgaagaggaactGTAAAAAGGCAGTATTTTGTGGACATTTGGAAACCAGAAAAAATCCCATCAATGTGTCCAATAAATTCAGAAGCAGAAACAATATCATGTTCACGAGAGAAGTTATAAATACCTTTCTTCTACTCAAAAACCTTACCTGTTGATCTCAGAGAGGAAATTGTAGTTCTTGTGCTTCGTTGTTTGTTGACCTGGTCCAACAGCCTTTGACCCCAATGACTCAGTCTGGATCAGAGGAATGTGAGTCTCTGTAGAACAAagtaaataaaggaaaaagctCTCTAACCATCCATGTGCTGTATATCTGAATGTTAAATAAACCAAATCAATCAGGCAATTTCATGTTACATTTAGAAAGCTTGGTctcatattaaaacaaaaaataaatcaaataaaacaaacacattagatGACTCttttgaaatgattaaaatgcACGTCAAGTGTTCCCCTGCCTTCAGGATGTGTAGCCATGACAACAGGTGCTGAAGCATCACTGAAGGGTCCTGCTCCTGTCTTGGTGATGCATCCCATTCTGAACACGTAAGAAGCTCCTCTGGGTAAGTCCTTCACCACATAGCAGCTGTCAGTAACATCCTCTGACAAAACTGTCCATTCCCCTCCTGACAACAGGGCACATGACACCGTATGCAGTGAAAGTTTCACTCATTGCACATTGACTGTTCTTATAATTGTTTCAAACAACAATGATactgattacatttttgtatGTGAAATAAAATGCTTGTCGAGGTAAACTGTTGTTAATAAGAGAATCCTATAGCCTTGAGTCTTAAACCTCTAATAAGTCTCAAACGTGAACTTTTTACACTTTGTTCTGCCATGCACATGCACTGATAACCTACATTGCGCCATTTCAAAGTGTGAAAAACATTCTTAGCTCAATTCAATATTGACCAATATGAGTCCAACGTTTAAATTGCTGAACTTtctagaaagaagaaaaactccaAAATGTAAGGAAAAATGTCTTACataaacaaattattttgttgAATTGGGTTCCCAATGAACACAAACCACCACTTTAATAACCATGCTGGCGAACTCACCATCTGTACAGTACTGAACACAGTAGGTGACTCGGTCATTAGACTTGACCGGCCTCCAAACCAGCAGGACTCCACCTCCATCTAACTGGAATACTTCAGCCTTGTTTGGACGGACTGGCAGGTCtggaaatgttattttaagaCATACATCCAAAACCAGGTTTATAGTAAAGAAATCATAGTGggatcagtaaaataaaaaaatccacataatgtaactttttctttttacctttcGATTTTATGAATGCAGGTATTTTTAAAGAAGGCAATAGTTTAGAGGACCTCTTTTTTGGACTCTCTAGACAACTGCCTCGGTGCCTTTCAGGTGGGATGGGAGATGATCCTTTTACTATAGGCCCTGTTATAGAAGACAAACAgtgtcaaaagaaaaagaggtaACATAATTTTATAAAGTGACTGTCAAAGTGACTAGCCCCGGGTTAGGTAgtgatataaaataataattccttTTCCTGATATCTATACATCATATTCTAGTTTTTTCCCAAAATAATATTCCTCTAGCCATATTGTCTGTCAAATGACATAATGAAATTTGCACAATTTGCAATAGCTCACCTCCTTTACTCACGTCCTCTTTACTAGAAGACCTTGAAAACAGCTTGGTCAGGCTGGAGGCTGAAGCTCTCATTTTCTTCCTTAGCGACATGGTGGGAGTATCTGGCTTCATGATCTCTCCTAGTGTGGGTCCTAACACTGTGTTATCCAGCTGGGAGTATGAATGGCCAGTCCAGGATTGCCTGCGGAAGAGCTTTAGCAGTCCCAGCTTTGGTGACTTTCCCGTAGGTGGCCTGGCTTCTAGTGCTGGAAGAGATGCATGCCTCTGGAGGCCATAGCCTTCCTTTTTGTCCTTGGCTCTGGGAGGCCTCTCTGGAGCCTGGAGGGAAGAGAGACTTGGACTTGGACTTTCAATTAGCAGTGTCCCCGACTGGGTTCTGCTGTTTGTTGATAAGTTAGGGTTGGAGCGGGTGCGGTTTCGGGGCGGTGCCTGGGGTGCAGAGCTTCTGGGTTTAACTTCTCGGAAGGAGCATGGGGATGGTGGAATGAGAGGCTCCCCCTGATCATCATACCCATCACTCTCTCCTGATCTGTATCTGCCTCTGAGATAGCCATGACTCAGCTCCTCATGGGAGCCGTCTCGACTTGAAGACTCAGAGCCACCATGCTCCAAAATTAATGACTCAGCAAGAGACCCCTGGGAGCCAGCAAGTGTGTCACCCTCTGTCTGC from Labrus mixtus chromosome 3, fLabMix1.1, whole genome shotgun sequence carries:
- the guk1b gene encoding guanylate kinase 1b isoform X2 — its product is MSGPRPVVLSGPSGAGKSTLMKRLIKDHEGVFGFSVSHTTRNPRPGEEDGKDYHYTTREAMQEGIANGDFIENAEFSGNLYGTSKAAIEDVQAKNLICILDVDIQGVRRIKETDLNPIYISIQPPSMEILEKRLRDRQTETEESLQKRLEAARIDMELSKEPGVFDIVIINDDLERAYEDLKDILNEEIQKVQEAQS